ACAACTCTGTCGTTTCTACTATTTCTATTCGGTTGTTCTGTATAATAAACAGTCACAATCTTTTCTACGATAATTTTCCAAGTCGATTTATTCGAGAAAATACGAAACAGTTCAATATTTTATACCAAAGTATTATTAATTGGTAAGACATAATTGAAAATCGCAGTACGTATGGTCGGACACGAAAATATTTGAACAATGGATTAACTTCGATATCATAGCTCCGTATTTCGCATATACATGTACAATGATCCAGGAAATGTATTACACCGTATTATAATACAGCATACCCATACGAAAGATGAAGGAAATTAATTGACTGCATACAGCTGTTTTTATGTATTAATTAATCGAGTACGAACAGATTTTTTTATCAAATTATTTACGCgcttcttcttttttaaaatataaatttggtTCTTCGATTCACCTGcgaatatttaaataatcataAATAATATCGAAATGAACTTACTATTTTTCATATGTGTATactgtaataaaatatatcatTAATGCATTGTTAGCGGTCGTTGTCTCTTTATCGAGATTATCGAGCTAAAACTAAAAAATGATACTCATGTCCAAATATTTTGTTAACCGACTGTATAAGTATACATATAGTAGAACGCGATACTGAGAATTGTGTATCACTCACTTTTAAGAAACATTCTCTTCGCGTAAGCGTATACTGAACGAAATTGTGTACAAttttttttaccataaattattGTAAACACCAATACACTCCACCTATGTTTATATACGTGTTTTATATTAACGAAGAGTATATAAGGCGATGTAAGGTTACATAACTGGACGAAGCGTATAGAAAAATTGTATGTAATGATACTAATAGAACCTGACAAAATATATCCTATTATCCATAATAAACAAGTGTTCTATTTTTCTCAGCTTAGATCTAATTTCATTGTAAAAGTATGCAGGAAATTGTTTGTTTCAAATTCCAACAATTTGCTATTTGTGATCTTATATCGTACTCCGAGAGTTGGCGCGagaaagaaaattcaaaaattttAGATAAGAACTATCCTAACCTTAGTATGAGCGGCTGTAAAGGCACGTATCCATTTCAGAGTTCCTCGCGCGAGTTGCTCTCGCGAATACATACATTTTCGCAAATTTTGTATGCATTTAGGAGCAGCTTTGCTACATTTGTTCTTCTCACGCAATTTCTTTATCTATATAATCAACTATAATGGTAATATACATATTAATGCATATTTTGTACCGCTACGATATAAACACGACTCGCAGATTGCACAGAGCTATGTACTTTCAAAATACAAAACGGTTTCCTATTGGATTTTCAGAGCAACTCGAAGCAATTTGTATATGGTTTCACTCTCAGATAGACACGCGCCTTTAAGTTAAGACGTTAAGAGTAAGAGTCCTCTGTGGTCTAATTGAGGAAATTAACTTTCATATTCAACTATGTGCATTGTGAGCTCTGTATGTAAACTCTACGATTCGAGATTTAttgtattaaaatttaattacaaaccattaaattaaattatttctatttaaaaatttctatttatttttctataaaatgAATTTTACTTGTGCTATATGCACTGATTTGTTAACACCACCTGACGATATATTTCGTACGCCTTGTGGGCATATATTCCATTTCACTTGCTTGTCTGAGTGGTTACGAAGGTAAGCACATCTTTTTGTTGTCGTTTAAAAAACAATAAATTATGACGATCACACTCCATTATATCTCAGAAACAGCTGTTGACTAAAGCATTTTTATTCAGTGCATTAAGTCATATTGAATGCCCTATATGCAACAAAGGAAGAGATACAAAGTTGTATTAGTTAAGATATAAGATAGTTCAGttacatataaatttataagTGTTGAAAAAATAAGTAAAAACGCAAGAATatcgaaaaaagaaagaaatttatttGATAATAGTAATTGTCATCtagcttttttcttttctttgtaTTTGACAATCTATCACATTGTCACTTCAGTTTATTTTCGTTAactatatacatacacatatatgAAAGATTATTATGAAATTTATAAAgacatatttattttaattgattttaatttCCTATACAGATCGCCAACTTGCCCACAATGTAGAGAGAAGACCCCATCACATAAAATACAtagattatattttaatttctgTAATAATGATCATATTACAGATGAAATACTTTCTTTACGAGATAAAGTTAATAAACTAACATGTCAACTAGCTCAGAAAGTGAAAGATATCAAGTATTATTCAGAAAAAGCTGAAACCATAGAAAAACAAATTCCAGGGAAgaaaagagaaacacaagatttattgcAAACCATTGATAAAATGAAACAGCAACTCAATTATATTAGAAAACAAGCTTCAGAAACAGACAGCTTGAAAAAAACTAATAAACAGCTAAGGAAAAAACTggaaatgtatttatttatattttttcaatttcttagTTTTTCATATTCAGTGTCATTAAAATCATAATATAACttgatttaatattaataatattctgtaGAATATTCTCctaatttcattattttcgcTTTGCATGCTtacaattgaattttatttttgaCATTAACTgacttatatataattattcacTGTTTCATCTTACATTATACCAAACTAACATAATAAGACATACAAAcacaaaacaaaagatttacaATTTACTTACAGGAAATATTTCCATCCAAATATGTTTGAATTGCCACTCCCATTTTGTTTTATCAGAGAATGTAttgcatatatttatataattacttttgcatgtatttttttattaattaaatgtgTTTACAATGTTTGGACATATATGctaataattacatattatttatctCAGTATACAAACTTTAAGAAAAGCATTCCAGAAAGATATTGATGACATGGACACTGGAACAGCTGACAATAACTTTTGTATAATGATGAGGTAACAGGTTGTTATAATTGCTTGATGTTTTCAGTCTTTATAAATTGTTTTTacagattatatattatatttagaaaAGAGATAAATAGTGtggatttaagttcaaatatgaAGAGTCTGCAGCAGAAACTTTCAAAAACTACCATGGAAAAGGAGTTTCTGTCAGAAGACACAAGTACAAAATTTGTCACTTTATTATGTAAACACAACTTAAagtattgtatttatttttcattgcaTCTTCTTGCATCTTCTTTTTTTCCCTATGCGTCTTATTCAATTTAGAGAAGCTTTTAAAATGATGATGTTGAGAAATAATTATTAAGATGACTTACATTACTTTAATGAAAATGCATGATGTGCAAAGTGTACGTTGTCTACTTTCAAATGTGTAAAATATGTAAATACTTAAAGGTGTCTTTAATATATTGAACGAAATTGTGTACGAtttatttttaccataaattattGTGAATTATTAACGAAGAGTATATGAGGCGATGTAAGATTACATAACTGAACGAAAGGTATAGAAAAATTGTATGTAATGATACTCATAGAACCTGACAAAATATATCCTATTATCCATAATAAACAATTGTTCCATTTTGCTCAGCTTAGGtctaattttattgtaaaagtaTGCAGAAAATTGTTTGTTTCAAATTCCAATAATTTGCTTTTCAATATTTGTATTCTTATATTGTATTCCGAGAGTTGGCGCGAGAAAGaaaattcaaaattttaaataaGAGCTATTCCAACCTTAGCATGTGCAGCTGTAAAGGCGCGTATTCATCTGAAAGTTCCTCACACGAGTTGCTCTCGcgaatacatacatttttgtaaattttgtatTCATTTCAGAGCAGCTTCGATTCATTTGTTCTTCTCGCGCAATTTCTTTATCTATATAATCAACTATAATGGTAATGTAcatattaatacatattttgTACCGCTACGATATAAACACTACTCGCAGATTGTACAAAGCTGCACAGATCTACTCTCAAAATACAAAACCGTTTCCTATTGGATTTCCAGAGCAACTTGGagcaatttatttatatgtagttTCGTTCGACTCGAATTTCGTCCTATTTCTCTGCCTCTCACGAGGTGTCGGCAACAATAaaggcgagccgcgaggctcaaagATATCAATTCCTGCGTACTACTCTCGGTCCCGGCGACAGATAGGGAGATTTTACTAATTTCACTCTCAGATAGACACGCACCTTTAAGTTAAGAGGTTAAACTACATTGTGAGCGCTGTATATGAACTCCGCGATTCGAGATTTATTGTATTAAAATTTAATCACAAatcattaaattaaattatttctatttaaaaatttctacttatttttctataaaatgAATATTGCTTGTGCTGTATGCAGTGATTTGTTAACAGAAACTGACGATATATCTCATACATCTTGTGGACATGTATTTCATTTCGTATGTTTGTCTCAGTGGTTACGAAAGTAAGTACATTTCTTTGTTGTCATTTAAAAAACAGAATAAATTAAGCTAACCACATTCCATGGTTCATCATGTAGAAATGATTATATTAGAAACGATAAAAAACGACCTTCTTACTCAGTACATTATGTCTTAGGTACCATATAAATATGGATGCCCTATATATTACAAAGGAAGAGATACAAAGTTACATATAAATTTATGTGTTGCAAAAATAAGTAGAAACGCAAGAATATCGGAAAAAGAAGAAAGTatatttgataataataattatcatctagctttttccttttcttcatactggataatggataatggataTACTTTATCTTACTTTcattaattatatacatattcatATGTGaaagattattattaaatttataaagtcacatttttattttaattgattttaatttCCTATACAGATTTCCAACTTGCCCACAATGTACAAAGAGGACCGCATCACATAAAATACACAGATTATATTTCAATTTCTGTAATAATGATCGTATTACAGATGAAATACATTCTTTACAAGATAAAGTTGATATACTAAGTCTAGAACTAACTCGGAAAGAGAAAGATGCCAAGCATTATTCAGAAAAATCTGAAGCCATAGAAAAAAAAGATGAAAGCCTGAGAAAAGAAATATTACATTATTCGCACATTAGGGATATAATGCAACAGCGGCTTAATCATGTTAGGAAACaagcttcaaaaacagacagCATGAAAAAAGATAATAAACGGCTGAGGAAACAACTAGAAACCTACattaagtatttatttatatttttcttgtttttttttcagTTTTTCATATGGAGTGTCATTAAAATGATAATAaaacttaatattattttttacattaaCTGACTTACATATAATTATTCACTGTTACATCTTACATTATACCAAACTAACATAATAAGACATACAAAcacaaaa
The window above is part of the Megalopta genalis isolate 19385.01 chromosome 2, iyMegGena1_principal, whole genome shotgun sequence genome. Proteins encoded here:
- the LOC117220682 gene encoding E3 ubiquitin-protein ligase TRAIP isoform X3, with the protein product MNFTCAICTDLLTPPDDIFRTPCGHIFHFTCLSEWLRRSPTCPQCREKTPSHKIHRLYFNFCNNDHITDEILSLRDKVNKLTCQLAQKVKDIKYYSEKAETIEKQIPGKKRETQDLLQTIDKMKQQLNYIRKQASETDSLKKTNKQLRKKLEMKYFHPNMFELPLPFCFIRECIAYIYIITFACIFLLIKCVYNVWTYMLIITYYLSQYTNFKKSIPERY
- the LOC117220682 gene encoding E3 ubiquitin-protein ligase TRAIP isoform X1, whose product is MNFTCAICTDLLTPPDDIFRTPCGHIFHFTCLSEWLRRSPTCPQCREKTPSHKIHRLYFNFCNNDHITDEILSLRDKVNKLTCQLAQKVKDIKYYSEKAETIEKQIPGKKRETQDLLQTIDKMKQQLNYIRKQASETDSLKKTNKQLRKKLEIIQTLRKAFQKDIDDMDTGTADNNFCIMMRLYIIFRKEINSVDLSSNMKSLQQKLSKTTMEKEFLSEDTSTKFVTLLCKHNLKYCIYFSLHLLASSFFPYASYSI
- the LOC117220682 gene encoding E3 ubiquitin-protein ligase TRAIP isoform X2 codes for the protein MNFTCAICTDLLTPPDDIFRTPCGHIFHFTCLSEWLRRSPTCPQCREKTPSHKIHRLYFNFCNNDHITDEILSLRDKVNKLTCQLAQKVKDIKYYSEKAETIEKQIPGKKRETQDLLQTIDKMKQQLNYIRKQASETDSLKKTNKQLRKKLEIIQTLRKAFQKDIDDMDTGTADNNFCIMMRKEINSVDLSSNMKSLQQKLSKTTMEKEFLSEDTSTKFVTLLCKHNLKYCIYFSLHLLASSFFPYASYSI
- the LOC117228265 gene encoding E3 ubiquitin-protein ligase TRAIP isoform X3 translates to MNIACAVCSDLLTETDDISHTSCGHVFHFVCLSQWLRKFPTCPQCTKRTASHKIHRLYFNFCNNDRITDEIHSLQDKVDILSLELTRKEKDAKHYSEKSEAIEKKDESLRKEILHYSHIRDIMQQRLNHVRKQASKTDSMKKDNKRLRKQLETYINIQTLRKAFQEDIDDMDTGTADNNFCTIMR
- the LOC117228265 gene encoding E3 ubiquitin-protein ligase TRAIP isoform X1, producing MNIACAVCSDLLTETDDISHTSCGHVFHFVCLSQWLRKFPTCPQCTKRTASHKIHRLYFNFCNNDRITDEIHSLQDKVDILSLELTRKEKDAKHYSEKSEAIEKKDESLRKEILHYSHIRDIMQQRLNHVRKQASKTDSMKKDNKRLRKQLETYINIQTLRKAFQEDIDDMDTGTADNNFCTIMRKEINNVDLRSNMKSLQQKLSKTTMEKEFLSEDTSTKFVTLLWKHNLKYCIYFSLHLLASSFFPYASYSI
- the LOC117228265 gene encoding E3 ubiquitin-protein ligase TRAIP isoform X2, with the protein product MNIACAVCSDLLTETDDISHTSCGHVFHFVCLSQWLRKFPTCPQCTKRTASHKIHRLYFNFCNNDRITDEIHSLQDKVDILSLELTRKEKDAKHYSEKSEAIEKKDESLRKEILHYSHIRDIMQQRLNHVRKQASKTDSMKKDNKRLRKQLETYINIQTLRKAFQEDIDDMDTGTADNNFCTIMRSNMKSLQQKLSKTTMEKEFLSEDTSTKFVTLLWKHNLKYCIYFSLHLLASSFFPYASYSI